Within Patescibacteria group bacterium, the genomic segment GGCTCCGGGTGATTGGGATATTGTCGCCTCTGGTGTAAAAAATGATGAGCTGTTTGTGCAACAAAGTTCAACTACCGTAACAGATGGCACTAATGATAAAAACTTTACTCCTCAAGCCACAGGGATTGATTTCCCAGCAGCCATCAGTGTTAGTGGTGATGCCGATGAAGTAATTACAGTTAGTAACAGTGCTGGCGCTAGTGTTAATCTACCGGCTTATGCCGCCGCTTTCTCTGGCACGGTGACAGTAACACTAACACCGGCCGTATCATTCACTAATACCAGTGATATGAGCCAGCTCGCTCTAGCTTATGATGTTCGTGTCGTTGACGATGAGGGTATACCGGTTACTACCTTAAACAAAGACGTCACAGTGACCTTACCGCTTGAAGAACAACTCAAGAGTGGTGTCTCTGATAATGAAATTACCGCATCATATTATAATGCCGACTTAGGTACAAACTTATTTGATGGCATCGCCTCAGATGTGAAAAATGACACCGTGGTAATTCAAACTGAGCATTTATCTCGTTTTGCCGCTACCACCACTGGTAATGTAACCTTCTTGCCAACGGCCGTTAAAACTCACAGTTTACAAGCTAGCCATATCTCTTCGACATCAGCTTTATTAGCTTGGAAGAAACCAACTGGTTCAACGGTTACTCGCTATAAACTACAAGTCAGAAAAAAAGGTGTGACCAACAAAACCAAATGGAAAAAATACTCCGTTACTAAAACTAAAAAGGTTGTTACGAACCTAGTAGCTAAAACTAACTACCAATTCCATGTGCAAGCTTGCAATGCGTCCGGTTGTGGTTCGTTCTCAGATTGGAAAAAGTTTAAAACCAACTAAACCAGCAGATCGTTGAGCAACGGTTGAAACCCGTAAATCACCTTAGCAAAATGGCTAAATTGTTCGGCTTTGAATTTTTTATCCGGCCAGACATAGACAAATACACCGGCCGCAGCCGCCGATTGCGCACCAGTTAAAGAATCCTCCATCGCCACAGCTTGACCTGGTTTTAAATGCAGCTGTTTCAAAGTATTTAAATATGGTTCGGGATGCGGTTTGGGATATTGAATATCCTCTAAGGCTGTGATGTGTGAAAAATATTCTTGTAAACGATGGTGCCGCAGAATTTGTTCAATCACGGCGCGCGGTGAACTAGACACAATCGCTAAAGGATATTGCTCTGACAGTTGGGCAATGGCTGCTTCAGCACCTTCTTTTAGCGGTACTCCCACTTCAATTACATACTGTTTGATCAATTCAACAATGTCTGCTTGGGCTTGAATTGGATCGATTGGTTTTTTTGTGACAGCGGCGGCGACATGAAAACAATCCTCCCAAGTAATACCGGGCAGTAATTGACTGTTCACAGCATCTTGCTGCTCAAAACTAATCCCCTTTTGCCACATCCATTTATCAAACACTTCTTTATATGGCCCCTCACTATCAACAATGACACCATCAAAATCAAATAGAATCGTTTTAATTTTCATACCGTAAAGGTTAAATCATCCAGGGCTTGGTCACCAAAATGATCAATCGTTAAATCCGCCTGATCATAATTGCTAGTACCTAATCTATCTGTACCGCGAATACCAATCACTTTTAAGCCGGCGGTCTTAGCGGCCATAATACCGGCATCGGTATTTTCAAAGGCTAATAAATGTTGCGCGGGTTGATCGAATAATTGACTGCCATAATTATAACCATCTGGTGCCGGTTTTGGATTAACCACATGTTCAGCGTGCACTAAATGCTGAAAATACTGCTGCAACTCTAAACCAGTTAACACATGCTCAAGGTAGGCTTGTTCTGAATTAGTTACGATTCCCATGGGAATATTTTTTTCTTTTATCAATTCCAGAAAGCTAATCACACCATCAATCAGTTCAACATTGTTAGCTGGTGTGGCTAAAGTAATGTCAACTTTACGTTGGTAAATGTCTTCAAATTTATTATCACCCATCTTAAATTGCTCAGCTATGGCCGCGAACATATTCCTAAAGCTGCCGGCAAATTTAGTGGTAACCCCCAATGAATCTAAATCGTAACCGTATTCAGACAACGCCTGTTTAAAGGCCGCATAAT encodes:
- a CDS encoding HAD family phosphatase codes for the protein MKIKTILFDFDGVIVDSEGPYKEVFDKWMWQKGISFEQQDAVNSQLLPGITWEDCFHVAAAVTKKPIDPIQAQADIVELIKQYVIEVGVPLKEGAEAAIAQLSEQYPLAIVSSSPRAVIEQILRHHRLQEYFSHITALEDIQYPKPHPEPYLNTLKQLHLKPGQAVAMEDSLTGAQSAAAAGVFVYVWPDKKFKAEQFSHFAKVIYGFQPLLNDLLV
- a CDS encoding HAD family phosphatase codes for the protein MSLYLPSSLQQPFKGILFDLDGTIIDSEDFHYAAFKQALSEYGYDLDSLGVTTKFAGSFRNMFAAIAEQFKMGDNKFEDIYQRKVDITLATPANNVELIDGVISFLELIKEKNIPMGIVTNSEQAYLEHVLTGLELQQYFQHLVHAEHVVNPKPAPDGYNYGSQLFDQPAQHLLAFENTDAGIMAAKTAGLKVIGIRGTDRLGTSNYDQADLTIDHFGDQALDDLTFTV